One region of Salvia miltiorrhiza cultivar Shanhuang (shh) chromosome 3, IMPLAD_Smil_shh, whole genome shotgun sequence genomic DNA includes:
- the LOC131015338 gene encoding U-box domain-containing protein 34 yields MTLDASLQDPQESNAVTVVAVSKGKSSPLTVRWAIDNLLNSRHTLILAHVRTRHHHHHGQHGGAAAEANGGAVDDIFAACRACCARKGVKGEEVILEGVDVHSALIDYINHNSVTNIVLSASTRNVITRFWIPDVPTMINKAAPDFCSVYVISRGKAQSIRPAARHVDSPGKVPSMVSSTRFSRAESEDHANRVSASVRGGRRDDNEYLETIRRYKNDFGDSRRRSRNMSKLLNIHEDPMAPGIKDKGMDITKVQISNTSNVGSELIDHLASNSLSPTAINRLKQEVHQTMTMYNEACKEAVSAQKKVNELQQLKQGEIDRVEQARLAEEAALALVEMEKAKCRAAIEAAEKAQMIAEKETQRRKYAEQRAMREAEEKKRALDVLSNNDDRYRKYVIEEIEEATGNFSGSRKIGEGGYGPVYKGKLDHTPVAIKVLRPDAAQGKQQFQQEVQVLTCMRHPNMVLLMGACPEYGCLVYEYMDNGSLEDRLFRKGNTLPIPWAVRFKIASEIATGLLFLHQAKPEPLVHRDLKPGNILLDHHYTCKISDVGLARLVPPSVADNVTQYHMTSAAGTFCYIDPEYQQTGKLGTKSDIYSLGVILLQIITARPPMGLTHHVERAIDQGTFGDLLDPTVPDWPLEETQGFAKLALRCTELRKKDRPDLAKEILPELNRLKEFGQQHSQWNIHFS; encoded by the exons ATGACGTTGGACGCTTCGTTGCAAGATCCACAAGAGAGCAACGCCGTCACCGTCGTCGCCGTCAGCAAGGGCAAGAGCAGTCCGTTAACCGTGAGATGGGCGATCGATAACCTTCTCAATTCTAGGCACACTCTCATTCTGGCGCACGTTAGGACTAGAC ATCATCACCATCACGGCCAGCACGGCGGCGCTGCGGCGGAGGCGAACGGCGGAGCAGTTGATGACATATTCGCAGCTTGTCGCGCTTGTTGTGCACGCAAAGGG gtGAAAGGAGAGGAAGTCATACTAGAAGGCGTCGATGTGCATTCTGCACTAATAGACTACATCAACCACAATAGTGTGACCAACATTGTGCTTAGTGCATCAACAAGGAATGTCATAACAAG GTTTTGGATCCCGGATGTGCCCACCATGATAAACAAGGCCGCCCCCGATTTTTGCTCAGTGTACGTGATTTCGAGGGGCAAAGCACAATCAATCCGGCCAGCAGCACGACACGTGGACAGCCCGGGCAAGGTCCCGTCCATGGTGTCATCTACTAGGTTTAGCCGCGCAGAATCGGAGGATCATGCTAATAG GGTATCGGCCTCCGTGAGGGGGGGAAGGAGGGATGACAACGAATATCTCGAAACTATTAGACGATACAAGAACGATTTTGGTGATTCGAGAAGGAGGTCGAGAAACATGAGCAAACTCCTTAACATACACGAAGATCCGATGGCACCCGGGATAAAGGATAAGGGCATGGATATCACAAAAGTGCAAATTTCAAACACAAGTAATGTGGGATCAGAACTCATTGATCATCTTGCATCAAATTCTTTGTCTCCA ACTGCAATCAATAGACTCAAGCAAGAGGTGCATCAGACAATGACTATGTATAATGAAGCTTGCAAAGAAGCAGTTTCCGCTCAAAAGAAG GTAAATGAGCTTCAGCAGCTGAAGCAGGGAGAGATAGACAGAGTGGAGCAAGCTCGGCTCGCGGAAGAGGCGGCCCTCGCTCTCGTGGAGATGGAGAAGGCGAAATGTAGAGCAGCCATTGAAGCCGCGGAGAAAGCACAGATGATAGCCGAGAAGGAGACGCAGAGGAGAAAGTACGCGGAGCAGAGGGCGATGAGGGAGGCAGAGGAGAAGAAACGTGCGTTGGACGTGTTGTCAAACAACGATGACCGTTATAGAAAATACGTGATTGAAGAGATCGAAGAGGCCACAGGCAACTTCTCGGGATCACGGAAGATTGGAGAAGGAGGCTACGGCCCCGTGTACAAAGGGAAGCTCGACCACACACCGGTTGCCATCAAAGTCCTACGCCCCGATGCTGCTCAGGGCAAACAACAATTCCAACAAGAG GTCCAAGTCCTGACCTGCATGAGGCATCCTAACATGGTTTTGCTCATGGGCGCTTGCCCTGAGTACGGATGCCTCGTGTACGAGTACATGGACAACGGGAGCCTCGAAGACCGTCTCTTCAGGAAGGGCAACACTCTCCCCATCCCATGGGCTGTTCGGTTCAAGATCGCCTCTGAGATAGCGACGGGCTTGCTTTTCCTCCACCAGGCCAAGCCCGAGCCCCTGGTCCACCGTGACCTCAAACCGGGAAACATCCTACTAGACCATCACTACACGTGCAAGATCAGCGACGTAGGGCTGGCCCGGCTGGTCCCACCCTCGGTCGCGGATAATGTGACTCAATATCACATGACATCGGCCGCGGGCACATTTTGTTACATCGACCCAGAATACCAGCAGACAGGCAAATTAGGCACAAAATCCGATATTTACTCTCTCGGAGTGATACTACTACAAATCATCACTGCTAGGCCCCCCATGGGCCTCACCCACCACGTTGAGCGGGCCATTGATCAAGGCACATTTGGCGATCTGCTCGATCCAACTGTGCCTGATTGGCCCCTCGAAGAGACTCAGGGCTTCGCAAAACTAGCCCTAAGATGCACCGAGCTGAGAAAAAAAGATAGGCCTGATCTTGCTAAAGAGATTTTGCCTGAGCTCAACAGGTTGAAAGAATTTGGACAACAACATAGCCAATGGAATATTCATTTTTCATAG
- the LOC131015371 gene encoding peptidyl-prolyl cis-trans isomerase CYP57: protein MSTVYVLEPPTKGKVILTTSKGPLDIELWPKEAPKAVRNFVQLCLEGYYDNTIFHRVIKSFLIQGGDPTGTGEGGESIYGSGFPDEFHSRIRFKHRGLVACANKPDTPNSNGSQFFITLDRCDWLDKKHTIFGKITGDSIYNLLTLSEVECDKNDRPLDPLPKILSAEVLWNPFDDIVPRVISTKSSLPSEKKEPKQKAIKKLNLLSFGEEAEEEEKELAAANPRIKSSHDVLNDPRLLKDGLEKDLNSAEEQKSRESQLIVREALSKKEPKEELGAGTSDSPDHSDEDESSFDTRMRQQILRRRQELGDKPNKKDLRNERKASQKHAASPPRSSVGERDEKPKADKLSMKKKGLGSEARAERLANADADLQLLGEAERSRQLHKQKKRRRQGHEDEVLAKLENFKSAFSTKFNASNGGDAGGKDEDLSGWMGVELKFAPEPGKNNMSRSNDPNDYVVHDPLLEKGKEKFNKMQAKEKRRQREWAGKSLT from the exons ATGTCGACGGTGTACGTGTTGGAGCCGCCGACGAAAGGGAAGGTGATATTGACGACGTCGAAGGGCCCCCTTGACATCGAGCTGTGGCCGAAGGAGGCGCCGAAGGCCGTCCGCAACTTCGTGCAGCTGTGCCTCGAAGGATACTACGACAACACCATTTTTCACCGCGTGATCAAGTCGTTTCTTATTCAAGGAGGCGATCCCACCGGCACTGGAGAAG GTGGTGAGAGCATTTATGGTAGTGGTTTTCCGGATGAATTTCATTCCCGTATAAGATTTAAGCACAGGGGTTTGGTTGCATGTGCAAATAAGCCTGACACACCCAATTCAAACGGCAGCCAGTTCTTTATAACCTTGGATCGTTGTGACTGGCTTGACAAGAAGCATACAATTTTCGGAAAG ATAACTGGAGATTCAATATATAACCTGTTGACTTTAAGTGAAGTAGAGTGCGATAAAAATGATAGGCCGCTGGACCCTCTTCCTAAGATACTTTCCGCTGAG GTGTTATGGAATCCATTTGATGACATAGTCCCAAGGGTAATCTCTACAAAGTCTTCACTACCATCTGAAAAGAAAGAACCAAAGCAGAAGGCTATCAA AAAATTGAACTTGCTTTCATTTGGGGAAGAAGCTGAAGAAGAGGAGAAGGAACTTGCAGCTGCCAATCCTAGAATAAAAAGTAGCCATGATGTTTTGAATGATCCCAGGCTTCTGAAGGATGGTCTTGAAAAAGATTTG AACTCAGCTGAAGAGCAGAAATCAAGGGAGTCACAGTTAATTGTGAGGGAAGCTCTCTCAAAGAAAGAGCCTAAAGAAGAATTAGGTGCCGGAACTTCCGACTCTCCTGATCATAgtgatgaagatgagtccagCTTTGATACACGAATGCGTCAGCAAATACTAAGAAGAAGGCAGGAGCTAGGAGACAAGCCAAATAAAAAAGACTTGCGCAATG AGCGTAAGGCTTCTCAGAAGCATGCAGCATCTCCTCCTAG GTCCAGTGTTGGTGAACGTGACGAAAAACCAAAAGCAGATAAGTTGTCAATGAAGAAAAAAGGATTAGGCTCTGAAGCTAGGGCTGAGCGCTTGGCTAATGCAGATGCAGATTTACAGTTGCTTGgagaagcagaacgatcaagaCAGCTGCACAAGCAGAAGAAGCGCAGGCGTCAAGGACATGAAGATGAA GTCCTAGCAAAACTTGAGAATTTTAAGTCCGCTTTCTCAACCAAATTCAATGCATCGAATGGTGGAGATGCTGGTGGCAAGGATGAAGATTTGTCTGGCTGGATGGGGGTTGAGCTAAAGTTTGCTCCTGAGCCCGGCAAG AATAATATGTCGCGGAGCAACGATCCCAATGATTATGTAGTACACGACCCTCTTctggaaaaaggaaaagagaaattCAACAAAATGCAGGCTAAGGAAAAGCGAAGACAAAGAGAATGGGCGGGGAAGTCTCTTACTTGA
- the LOC131015370 gene encoding protein ANTAGONIST OF LIKE HETEROCHROMATIN PROTEIN 1 produces the protein MIENKLLQQRKRRKTDAAIHGGAAADPKHQMKTKGLSEIITSLLLFDDHEKHELDEIDKSDHDEKLQFEQNHISKRRAMADYYSSLQSSHEDSERIESARKRKSKAANAAFASAAAEAVEKSFSTASAVTDDKEKEKDEKTATPGPQRRLWVKNRSKDWWDQCSGPDFPDAEFKKAFRMGKQTFEMICSELTAVVAKENTMLRDAVPVRQRVAVCIWRLATGEPLRLVSKKFGLGISTCHKLVLEVCSAIRNVLMPKYLRWPDEAGVIGMKREFEAISGIPNVVGAMYTTHIPIIAPKISVAAYFNRRHTERNQKTSYSITVQGVVDHRGVFSDVCIGYPGSMSDDQVLEKSTLYQRAGAGSYQGSWIVGGGGYPLTDWVLVPYTQQNLTWTQHAFNEKVGDVAGVARGAFARLKGRWGCLQRRTEVKLQDLPVVLGACCVLHNICEMRGEDPDPDLDFDLVDDEMVPEVALRSASAMKARDAIAHNLLHHNHAGTSFLS, from the coding sequence ATGATCGAAAACAAGCTCCTCCAGCAGCGGAAGCGCCGCAAAACAGACGCCGCGAtccacggcggcgccgccgccgatcCCAAGCACCAAATGAAGACCAAAGGCCTGAGCGAGATCATCACCTCCCTCCTCCTCTTCGACGACCACGAGAAGCACGAGCTCGACGAGATCGACAAATCCGATCACGACGAGAAGCTCCAATTCGAGCAGAATCACATCAGCAAGCGCCGCGCCATGGCGGATTACTACTCCAGCCTCCAGTCCTCCCACGAGGACTCCGAGCGGATCGAAAGCGCTCGGAAACGGAAGTCGAAGGCCGCCAACGCCGCCTTCGCCTCCGCCGCTGCAGAAGCGGTCGAGAAAAGTTTCTCGACTGCTTCTGCGGTGACAGACgataaagagaaagaaaaagatgaaaaaaccGCGACGCCGGGCCCACAGCGGAGGCTGTGGGTGAAGAACCGGTCCAAGGACTGGTGGGACCAATGCAGTGGCCCCGACTTCCCCGATGCGGAATTCAAGAAGGCATTCCGCATGGGGAAGCAGACCTTCGAGATGATCTGTAGCGAGCTGACCGCCGTCGTGGCCAAGGAGAACACCATGCTCCGCGACGCGGTGCCCGTGAGGCAGCGCGTCGCGGTCTGCATATGGAGGCTGGCCACGGGGGAGCCCCTGCGGCTGGTCTCCAAGAAATTCGGGTTGGGGATTTCCACGTGTCACAAGCTAGTCCTCGAGGTCTGCTCCGCCATCAGGAATGTCCTGATGCCGAAGTACCTCCGGTGGCCCGACGAGGCGGGCGTGATCGGGATGAAGCGCGAGTTCGAGGCGATCTCGGGCATCCCGAACGTGGTCGGGGCGATGTACACCACGCACATCCCGATCATCGCCCCGAAGATCTCCGTGGCCGCCTACTTCAACAGGCGGCACACGGAGCGGAACCAGAAGACGTCCTACTCCATCACGGTGCAGGGCGTGGTGGACCACCGGGGCGTCTTCAGCGACGTCTGCATCGGCTATCCGGGCTCGATGAGCGACGATCAAGTCCTCGAGAAATCTACCCTGTATCAGAGAGCCGGTGCCGGCTCCTACCAGGGCTCCTGGATCGTTGGGGGGGGCGGGTACCCCCTAACGGACTGGGTGCTGGTGCCGTACACGCAGCAGAATCTGACGTGGACGCAGCACGCCTTCAACGAGAAGGTCGGGGACGTGGCCGGGGTGGCGAGGGGGGCGTTCGCCCGGCTCAAGGGGCGGTGGGGGTGCCTGCAGAGGCGGACCGAGGTGAAGCTGCAGGACCTCCCCGTCGTGCTCGGGGCGTGCTGCGTGCTGCACAACATCTGCGAGATGAGGGGCGAGGATCCGGATCCGGATCTCGACTTTGACCTCGTGGACGACGAGATGGTCCCCGAGGTCGCCCTCAGGTCCGCCTCCGCGATGAAGGCGAGGGACGCGATTGCGCATAATCTCCTGCATCATAACCACGCCGGCACCTCGTTTCTGTCGTAG